From one Coffea eugenioides isolate CCC68of chromosome 11, Ceug_1.0, whole genome shotgun sequence genomic stretch:
- the LOC113752987 gene encoding uncharacterized protein LOC113752987, translated as MESRDKVKLLQTAIKQLIEEAKVRNTDGPSLDESFVAVSGDKDGSPDDDDDDDRRLLLSKLLSQLDALQEDGMLEEPKASADNSKVPNPEAEAEAGEKSETANEARKGDSSSEIGKEDIIKELNEVKRQNFITHCLLSAMIVLTVAWQLSQVSLILKVKEGLSHPFKSLGGMITGLLKGNRRITGQEVDKLASSVMPKPILAASSLPDLKIPELPRVELPVFDVDNEE; from the exons ATGGAATCAAGGGATAAGGTGAAGCTATTACAGACAGCCATAAAGCAACTGATTGAAGAAGCGAAAGTAAGAAATACAGACGGGCCCTCATTGGATGAGAGCTTTGTTGCAGTCTCTGGCGACAAAGATGGTTCCCCCGACGACGACGACGACGACGACCGCCGCCTTCTTCTCTCCAAATTACTTTCACAG TTAGATGCCTTGCAAGAAGATGGCATGCTCGAGGAACCCAAAGCATCAGCTGACAATAGTAAGGTACCCAACCCTGAAGCTGAAGCTGAAGCTGGCGAGAAGAGTGAGACTGCAAATGAAGCAAGGAAGGGGGACTCGAGCTCCGAAATTGGGAAAGAAGATATCATTAAGGAGCTTAACGAAGTTAAGAGGCAGAACTTTATCACTCATTGTCTTCTGTCAGCCATGATTGTTCTCACTGTTGCCTGGCAGCTTTCCCAAGTCTCGCTCATTCTGAAGGTCAAAGAAGGATTAAGCCACCCATTTAAATCCTTGGGGGGTATGATCACCGGGCTGCTGAAAGGTAACAGAAGAATTACGGGTCAGGAAGTAGATAAACTAGCCTCCTCTGTGATGCCAAAGCCAATTCTTGCGGCCTCATCTCTGCCGGATCTAAAGATTCCAGAGCTTCCCCGTGTGGAACTCCCAGTATTTGATGTAGACAATGAAGAATAG
- the LOC113752988 gene encoding nuclear transport factor 2B-like, which yields MDQADQVAKAFVDHYYSTFDTNRSGLGNLYQDQSMLTFEGEKFQGSSNILAKLTGLPFQQCQHGITTVDCQPSGPAGGMLVFVSGLLVVDGGEHPLKFSQMFHLMPTPQGSFYVLNDIFRLNYA from the exons ATGGATCAGGCGGATCAGGTGGCGAAGGCATTCGTGGACCACTACTATTCAACCTTCGACACCAATCGGAGCGGGTTGGGTAACCTGTATCAAGACCAGTCCATGTTGACATTCGAAGGCGAGAAGTTTCAGGGCTCCTCCAACATCCTTGCCAAATTGACTGGTTTGCCCTTCCAGCAGTGCCAGCACGGCATCACCACCGTCGATTGCCAGCCCTCTGGTCCTGCCGGTGGCATGCTTGTCTTTGTCTCCGGTCTTCTCGTGGTCGACGGCGGGGAGCACCCCCTCAAGTTCAGCCAG ATGTTCCATTTGATGCCCACTCCTCAGGGTAGCTTTTATGTGCTGAATGACATTTTCCGGTTGAATTACGCGTGA